The sequence gaaaagGAGCGCAGCGTAGTGAAGacaaaacttaatgcattagaatgtcaataaataaTCTCTAACCGACTTACAGTTAAAACGCCCCCGTTATGAAATAagatgaaaataagttggttgctttttttgaaaatccttcgcttTATATTGCCTAAAAATGTTTGAACTACAAGATGTTTTTGTTGGTCAGTTATACTTGACAGATGATCCCAGATCGACAGTAGTAAATTGCCTTATATATTATTgcctttaaaaaagttttaagctCTTGTTAATTATATTGTATAATCTTGCATGTAAAAGAAAAATCAACACAGGATGTTCAATAAATCGTGAAAATAGATTAGAttatataatatgagccgcgccatgagaaaacatagtgcgtttgcgaccagcatggatccagaccagcctgcgcatccgcacagtctggtcaggatccatgctgttcgctaacagtttttctaattgcaataggctttgaaagcgaacagcatggatcctgactgcgcggatgtagtctggtctggatccatactggtcgcaaactcactatgttggttttctcatgacccGGCTCATATACTGTATAAAGCTCCTTATTAACGGTCTAATCCAAAATCGTTAAAGTTGAGtttaaaatacatgcatttacAGTCGAAGCTTAACTTTTatgaactgaaatgtttttagTATATATTGCATATTATTAAGGACGCTCTAAATATTTGATTTACTACTTTAAAAAGTAGGTAAAATGTACAGTCGTTGCTAAAATAActatacaatatttacaacaaCTGGCTAACGATATCGATCAAACTGTAAACATTTGAAATCAGTGCAACCTATACTAATCAACTGTATGTACAAGGTTGAATTTTATAGACAATTTAATATTAGGAATTAAATAAGCACTTAAGTCTTAAGTAAGTATGTGTTTTTAATTCGTAATACAATATTTGAATATCAATATGAGATTTTTTAAGAACTTCTTAAAAAAAAGGTTATGAAAggataaaaagttttttttttgttgttactgttgttacgAATGTAAATATGAAGTTTATTTCAGTCCGAATAAAGATTTTCTACATATAGCAATAGTCAAAGTTCTTTCCAGTTGCAATATATAATTAGATACAACTAATTCATATATAAGCTTTAATAAGTTAACATGAAGAGAGTGTTGtacgagggctcttcaaaaataacataagactttttctctagcttttatataatttaaaaacaagaaatataccatcatgATTTGAAAGTTTTCTACTGCATTGCAGATTTGACGTGATTATGACCGTGCAACCAGGAGTTACGtctcctcgaaaacagtcacaTACACGGACAGGGCGCAcggcgatcatatttcaacgacgttaacgaACGGCGTCGTACTTTCATTGTGACGctattataaattttcatgagcaatacTTAAGTCAGAATAAGTTGTTCGGTTAGAATgctaaaaatgtatgaacacttaTGCCACGCATCTGGGACAGGGTACTCAACAagagtacttggtctttatctacaGAGTCATACATTGGCGTTAATGTCGATTCGCAGAGTTTCCGTTTTCTACCTCCATCTTCGCTGTCTTAAAGCcttagcctgctatatttctaaaatggactggtccatcttccaatttgggcagtaccatttatcatttgaaggggtgtttactaaatatttactgactgaatagcgaacagtgcagaccatgatcagactgcacgaatgtgcaggctgatcttggtctgcactggtcgtaaaggccaccagcaagctaagggttaagcaATTCTGGACCATTTGAGAATCGTTTCTACCAATTGaagataaagacacagatgactgaacattgttATGGCGTCTGCTTTATTAGTTTATTTCAGTTGCTGTCCGCCAAAATTTCTCCATAATTAAGCAACTGTCTTATTATCTATGCGAGTCGATGAcaacattacatgcattataaactgTAATGCTCACTTAGTTTAACCATTGTTATCTTCTGCCTCCCGCGTTGGAATGACGCCATACTCTAGGTTCATGTAAACCTGACCTGTTGCTGCACTTTGGCGTATTTTGGTAATACTATTAGTGCGAACGTTAGACATCGAATTTAAATCAAAAAGCGAGggcgccggttatgcgtagctatggtaaaAAAAAACGTTCGACGCACTTCGcctatcagaaaaaaaaacgtcACAAAAGGTGTATGAATAAATTACAGAAAGATTGTGAATTACAgcgatatatttcacattgccATTTAAACAACATGCgacatttgacagcaaaagtctatgTAAGTTCTGAACAGCCCTCGTATGAATGTGGTGTAACTATCATGTCGAAATGCTGTAAATTCATGAGATTTAATTAAATTACTACTCTGGTCTGCTCTGCTGTGAACTGCACTGCACTGCTCTGCATTCTCTGCTCTGCTCTGCTGTGAACTGCACTGCACTGCTCTGTGTTCTCTGCTCTGCTCAGCTTTGCTCTGCTCTGCTgtgcactgcactgcactgctCTGTGTTCTCTGCTCTGCTCAGCTTTGCTTTGCTGTGAACTGCACTGCACTGCTCTGTGTTTTCTGCTCTGCTCAGCTTTGCTCTGCTGTGCACTGCACTGCACCGCGCTGCATTCTCTGCTCTGCTCAGCTTTGCTCTGCTgtgcactgcactgcactgctCTGCATTCTCTGCTCTGCTCAGCTTTGCTCTGCTGTGAACTGCACTGCACTGCTCTGCATTCTCTGCTCTGCTCAGCTTTGCTCTGCACTGCCTCAGTTTTGATTATATCCTTCTGATAAATACGATTACAATTACTCGTGTAAAGACTTTTTCATAACATGACTTtgcaaaaacataaaatcaaGCAAATCGAAATCATTTACCAGATAAAACATCATACCTTCAGCGCgtgccaattaaaaaaaaaaaaaaaaaaaaaaaaaaaaaaaaataatatatatatatataataaaaaaaaaaaaaaaaatatataaatatataaaaaaaaaaaaaaaatatatatttttttttttttttttttttttttttttttttttttttttaaacaacaacaaaaacacaaatacagCGGTAAGGCGAAAAGTTTATTCAAGTTTTTCTATGTTTTAGAGACATTCGTAAGAGAGGCATATATACAGACTAACTGACTTACAATGGGTCATGGTGATGGAAGTGGAGAGGCTGGaggacaaggtcaaggtcatggtcatgGTCGAGGAGACAAGGGTTTTTTAGCAGGAGCATGCTGtatgtattaatttttatatatcTGCGTTCTCTAGTTGTTGATCAATCGTACACAAATTTAAATATCCACAGTTAATGTTAATGTTAAtttgtgccgcgccatgagaaaaccaacatagtgggttggcgaccagcatggatccagaccagcctgcgcatctgcgcagtctggtcaggatccatgctgttcgctaacagtttctctaattgctataggctctgaaagcgaacagcatggatcctgaccagactgcgcggatgcgcaggctggtctggatccatgctggtcggaaagccactatgttggttttctcatggcacggctcattttatttatGCTTGGTaagtcattaaaataaaatttcaactgCTATAAGTATAAACTGACGAAAAAGCTTGCATTATCACTTTCAACTAGAGAGCTAACCAGTCCTTTTCATTTATGGTTAATTTTCGCACCCCGTCCCTCCCCACTCCTAAAAAGGATACTATTTTGCGTTATTCCCTAAATGCGCTTAGCTCTCTCGTGGAATTGTGTCTGTATAATGAAAGAACATTTACAATAACACAAATGAAAAATGACTTACATAACTCATATAtaagtataattattttatttgcagGTATTATTATCATAGTGGTGCTTCTTGTACTGTCCATATTTGGACTTAACATTGCAAAAATCGTCATGGGTTAGTATATGTTGAACAATTAACAATATCTTCATAGATTAAAATATTGCCACCTGGGGATAATTTATGTGACCAAGTGACAAGGGTCGAATACTTCGAAAACtttacccctcatcgatgttgattCGAAACCTCACCTTGGATTGAAGAAAATTCTTTATTTGTAGAAGCCATCAAACTAGTTTACACAGGGCCAATTAATTTACCCAGTTACTAGCCCATGACTGAAACATTGCCCAGAGGGGCCTCTGTGGTCTTTGTTTTTTTCActagctcccccccccccccccaaccaacCCCGAgaaaaaagctggaaaagtcactaTACAACCTAAATTGTGTCTAACTCTTAACCTAAAAATATGTCGCCACCTTCTTGGAAAGTGTGGTTAACTGTACTGATTTAAAGAAACAGTTTAGTTGTGTTGACATTTGTTCCTTTTGTATTTTGGTCCGTTTAATTGTTTCATTACATactagtttgtttttttgttcgttgcattttacattttaatgatccttttaaaagtatatatgTTAGTGCTGCCACAAGCAGTTctgtaaattttattattaaacacAGTTTGGattctatttttatacaataatgtTGATCAACATGCTTTGACGTGTGACCCCGAGACAGGAGGAAGCGCATGTCGTATTTAGCCTTAGATCGCATACTGGAAGCTAAAACGATATTAATACCGTTGTGAACACACACGGTcataagcaaaaatgttacatgatTAACTCGTTTAAATTCCATTCCATTGAAGTAACTTTATTTGCTTGGAAACAATTTGCATTCTTGCTGATATTTCCGGTAGCAccataaaaaaatcacaattcgTAATATGCGAACGGCTGTATTCGATCGGGCAATACAAGTAAAACCCGGGTGATTTCCGTACTGTTACTCGGTCATTACAAACCTGTCAACTAATGAAATTTAATTCTAGTGCAATAATACACGGCCTTTTATTGCAAGTAATAAGTCTGGTTTGCTGTATTAATTTCAGGAGCTGCATACGTTAATGATTGTCCAGTTGAAAAATTGATTCCTATCTACCTAATTGTATCGGGATGTTCGTCAGTACTGATGGGAGGTTTGagcaatttaaagaaaaaagacgaCGATATAGAAGAGGATGGTATCAAGGGCAAATGCAACGTTTTGACTATAATTGGGACAATTGGGTTACTGTTTAATTTTGTCTGGCTTATATGTGGTACGTGTggacattttttgtttcatttgttttattttattttaaattgtcacTAGACCGTAAGGAAATATTATTTCAGGTGGCATTCTGTCAGTGTCATGCCGTAACTAAGTATTTTTTCTATGTGCATAGCTACCGATGACAAACTCTGGCCCACAGATGAGAAATTCGCGTCTAAAATAAGCTAGTGTTTGTTCTCATTCGCGATCACGTTGCATTTTATTCAATGCCTCCTTATATAAattgccggtccatagtttgtactATTGACTGGTCTATAGTTTACCACTAGGCTTTCCTGGCCTAAAGTCTAAACATGAAGGAAacattagtttagtttataccaattcattttagctcgattgcaatgaaagctttaagcttatttgaaccactctcgagtcagcttcctggaaaaaccagtactggtgtcatatgagaagtcatggtcgtgaccccagtggggctcgaacccacgaccccgtGAATGTATTTCTGATGTCGAACTTTGGGCAATAAATTTGACTGTTGACTGTCAAGACTTtcaatatgttaaaatatatggTTAGGTTATTAAAGTGGCAGCTTAAAAGGAGGACTTTTTTGTTGTCGAATCAAGTGATCCAGGAATATATGTTTAACCAAAAATGTTAATAGAATGAACATAGTCATGAACGAGTATTTTATAAGTATGTTCTTGCCAATTTCTTTATGATACTAGCTGAGTTTAGATTGGAATACGAGTACAAACTGTGCTATAACAGTTGTTGACATACCTGGATATCGGGAGCCAATCAGATGTTAGATAAGTAGGCTATAGTCTCGGAATAAATCTATGACTCTATTTTTTTGTGGTTTTCTTATCCAAAAAATCACGTTgtgtttttaatcaaaacatttgcattatcttatattttaaaattatttttacaggtaGTGTATGGGTTTTTGGGAACTACTCGGATGTTATCGATGGCTGTGGCGTTTCGAATGACTGTTGTGATACGTCCCTAATAAAGTTCGCTCTTGCGGTGACAATTATAGACTGGATATTTATAGGTCTGATCTTAGTAGCTATTTGCTGCCTTTGTGGAGCTATATGCTGCGGAATGTTTTGCTGCAAGACGAAAGTAGGcgaataaataaaattgaaaattcctAGGACGAGGATGTCATCTGCATATACCTGTAATTTGATATAACATGCAGTACTTATAAAATTGTACTAATTACATGCAATGTAGATGCAGCTCCTAATTCAAAAGATTTGCAGTGTATTGAACATTTATAAACAAGAATGGCTAGGATATAAATCCACTGGATGCAAATGTGGATTGAAAAAAAGCAGCAAGCCAAAACAGCAACTCGGGAGCTGAATATTCTCATCCGAAATTACAACTAGGTGTAGTGACAGCACGTacaataaagaagaaataaactAAAAACGATCATTGTCTTTTAAGCACGTCCTTTATAGATTCATTTAACATATCGCATCCTTACATACATAACTTGGGCAGGTTTACTGGTATTTGTGCACTTTTTTTACTATTTACAGAATTGaatattattgttccttctcttgagattGTCACTTAACACTTGattgagcaggtaatggatacaagggtactgTCAAAGGCATCCGATTACCAGTaggacgccgccatcttggacaCATGCATATTCATTTCGAATAATTACGACAATGTGCGTTTATGCGTCTTTAAGTCAATCTATTGTGAAATGCATGTTATTAACAACAGGCCGACAagaaattatatttcatataggGTATCAATCCGTGCATTGAATATTTAATAATGTAGACTACAGATTAATATAATTAATGTGCATGATCTTTCTCGCTAATTCTTCACATAATGAAATATCGCTGGTCATGTGATATTTATTATCTTcagttaaaacattgtcatgacgccactcctttgttctcgctgtactgtatttttaatattggactgctttcaatgggacttagttcagtattttccacgtggagtccaatattattttaatattggactgtgtatttaatattggactgcacgaggaaaacgatttatatacaaaatcaatgtcttcgtgtagtccaatatttatcaatatttatcaatacatgtagcgtaattccatatagaaatattgtaatcaaatgaaagcagtccaataaaataacacagtactgataataaaagggaaaattaatatcaaaattaaattttatgtatagatctagatgcaaaattttaaaaatagcattatacatatatgtattctgcatgcgtcaacgtagtcttactccTTAAAGGACGTTTTCCTAGAGCAATAATttcttccagttttaaaaattgtgcaagaatttattgctctctattgaaaaagcagttttataagaccaatcatGATAGTTCTTTTAGGCCGTACTGTCAACagcctttatgattttgttaagtttaaatgaaatgtcatcaatacttttcaagtaatgctccggaaaaagccttattttgtataataaagggagataatccaacagctaggtaaggtagagctatggttctttgacactgctctttgattgctctatgattatgtgaaattttaataaaatgccgttaataccTTTTAAGTTATAcaacgggcggacggacggaaagacgcacAAAGTGTCAAGCAAAGtgctcgcccttcgggaagcataaaaataatagtaataataatttgcGATATACGAAAATTAGGTGAAGCATTGCATCATCGTATACATggctcatattttgttatgtcacattcCACATTTCCCGTATTTATCCGTtcatctgtacatagaaaaaactaaacaaatgcttacacgttaatgttcatgtaaaccactgaaaatgatatgagccgcgccgtgggaaaacgaacagagtgcgtttgcgaccagcatggatcaagattagcctgcgcatccacgtagtctgggcaggattcatactgttcgataacagtttgtctaatggcattaggctttgaaagcgaacagcatggatcctggccagactgcgcaggctggtcgcaaaaccaatatgttggttttcttatgttGCAGCTCATAGATTTGTTGGGTATTGacagttacagtttatgtttatttaagtattacatccgtattgaaaaaaaactgtaaaaaaaaaacaggatgttcatttaaaaaaaaatgaacgtttATTGCACCCTACGtagaataaattgcctttatttcttgtatttgaagccagtgtgaagcatttgctcacatttgttcagtctgtgagatGGCCTATTCGGAAAGAAAAAGGAACTGCAATTAAGGGACACATGTACTtgcatgaaccttagttttgtcgaaatatcttttaattttgtactcgtatattctatttcattctatgctattttatgaaatactgagattttagtgaaaataaatccaatagattcaaagtgaatgatattaaatatatttttcagtatttcacaggtTGGGGAAGGTATTAAATTTAGCAAATTTAGCTATTTATAGCTAATATTGCTACATATggctaaaaagtgaacaaaagaaatgtatatttttctcacccttgCTCATATTTTTAATACGAGCATCCTGTCACTGTGTCCATCTATTTTACACAATTTTCTACACAGAACTGATCAATCAAGAACAACATCTACCGATGCATGCAGTTATTGTTAATGGAGAATTAAGCCCAGTTGTGCCAGTAACCACAACAGCCTGTATTAAACACCTAGAGTGACTTTAAGGCTAATGTAAATTGAATCAAAGTTTAACATCCCCTGAATGGTAGTTTTCTGCCCATTACTAGAtctatttcaaagtattttgatattacataaaattttgatTGTTTAGCTTATGCTACAAGTGCGCACAATTGtctttaattgcaattaatttcaGTTAGTTATTGTTGACACAAACACTGAACACAAAAACAACTTGTCTTAGCCTAACAACAATGTGATGACCATGCAGTGTTTATATATGATATTAAGCTGGTAGGAGGAAATCATGTGTAACTGTATTACTGCATGgaatttccatgaaaaatgtgcaaGTTTAAATCATCATTCAATTCTTTTCACCTCCCTTGGATTGGTTACACATTATACATGCCAGCTATAAAACATGTTGTGTGATATCACAGATCTTTCACAAATCACAActttctcaacatattttcatagaTGTGTTAAGAGTGCTTAGGAAAGAAGAGCTGAAAATTAGCAAAACtgtgaaaaataatgtttgttttgtgtacttATCAGATAATTTACTTTGTGTGATGCAAggataaattgaaattatttctgaaaaaatgcatcggtaaatattttattttatttctctaaaatgttacaattacCAACTTCAGTTAATATGCAAGTAactaatatgcacctatttacaGTTTAAGAGTAATTAATGGAAACATGCAGTTCTTTTGTTCAATTTTTAGCCATATATAGCTATATTAGCTATAAATAGCTAAATTAGCTAAATTTGATACCTTCCCCAACCTGTTTCAGTGGACTACATTAAACATCCGttgtaataataacaac is a genomic window of Mercenaria mercenaria strain notata chromosome 18, MADL_Memer_1, whole genome shotgun sequence containing:
- the LOC123539073 gene encoding transmembrane protein 272-like, producing the protein MGHGDGSGEAGGQGQGHGHGRGDKGFLAGACCIIIIVVLLVLSIFGLNIAKIVMGAAYVNDCPVEKLIPIYLIVSGCSSVLMGGLSNLKKKDDDIEEDGIKGKCNVLTIIGTIGLLFNFVWLICGSVWVFGNYSDVIDGCGVSNDCCDTSLIKFALAVTIIDWIFIGLILVAICCLCGAICCGMFCCKTKVGE